The window GGCAAAGCTGGAACGCCGCGCGGCGCGTCTTTTCAAGGAGCTCAAGGAGGAGCTGCCCCTGAAGCTGGTGGACGTTTCCGCCGCGGTGGGCGGCGACGCCGTCACCTTCTTCTTCACCACCCCGGAGAAGGTGGACTACCGGCGGCTGGTGGCGATTCTGGCCCGGCGCCTAGAGATCCGCATCGAGATGCGCCAGGTGGGCGTCCGCGACGAGGCCCGGCGCCTGGGCGGATACGCCTCCTGCGGCCGGGAGCTCTGCTGCTCCAACTGGCTGCGCACCTTCGACCCGGTAACGATTAAAATGGCCAAGCAGCAGAACCTGGTGCTCAACCCCAACCGCATCTCGGGCCTGTGCGGGCGGCTCATGTGCTGCCTGGCCTACGAGTACGACTACTACCTGGACGCCGTGAAGCGGCTGCCCCGCAGCGGCAGCCGGGTGATCCTCGCCGACGGCGCCGAGGCCGTCGTGCGCCAGGTGAACGCCGTGAAGGGCACCCTGGTGGTGGAGCGCGCAGACGGCACCCGCGAGGAGCTCACCCCGGACCGCCTCGCCGGGGACGACGGGGAGGCCGGATAAAATGAAAAGAGCCGCGGCCGTTTCGGTCGTTCTCGTGGCACTGGCGCTCGCGGCGGGGTGCGGGCACCGGGCGGGGTTGGACGATTACCGGGACTTCGCCCACCGGGCGGCGCAGGCCGGGCTCTGGCGCGAGGCGCTCGACCGCTGGGAACGCGCCGACGAGCTGGCCCCCGACGACCCGGGTCTCCTCAACAACCTGGCGGTGGCCCACGAGGCGCTGGGGGACATCCTCCCGGCGCAGGACCTCT is drawn from bacterium and contains these coding sequences:
- the ricT gene encoding regulatory iron-sulfur-containing complex subunit RicT, producing MRLYTEFRLREDHLRLLGHCDGGEPAVGDCYRVVVDGRERFAEVARTGVPLVEKTVHHLPCRVIGPIGADDIARMAEAAKLERRAARLFKELKEELPLKLVDVSAAVGGDAVTFFFTTPEKVDYRRLVAILARRLEIRIEMRQVGVRDEARRLGGYASCGRELCCSNWLRTFDPVTIKMAKQQNLVLNPNRISGLCGRLMCCLAYEYDYYLDAVKRLPRSGSRVILADGAEAVVRQVNAVKGTLVVERADGTREELTPDRLAGDDGEAG